A single genomic interval of Corallococcus exiguus harbors:
- a CDS encoding cyclic nucleotide-binding domain-containing protein gives MAHSEPSSWNRRVLPAGAFQFALIAGVTQLKTSANALVLSRFESQALPYLYLLGALMTASLTLLPRARPDAPTESPGILTGVGGVLALGLAAALSAGQRMPALALYLFADCFSTFVSFRFWGRMASAFDAREARRAFTVLNGFGMGGGIAGGLLVQALAVRLGTPAVVVSGAVSLLAAGAIFHHLHKAEPAPPPRTRSLQAWFPAWSYLGASPYAQVLAALGIAFAVLSSFVDYLFRLRVEGTLSEDGLAALFGSLQLWIGLFCVAFQLLVAERLLKRMGLLMYLALVPLVLAPLAGATLATGQLWPVHLLRLVETAVSYSILPVGIQLLYAAVPDEQREGLRSAVDGLLRKGGVVLAGLLLIGAGRGANGITMAVAVVALCAALGLLLVRLKPAYLTALGEQVGAHEEEEVELGGEAQKLLVEALGAPTPERVLRAVDMLEQAEAAPLRQHLASLLSHPHERVQERGVTLALSMDARELAPMLERLVEEGPRRPRDQAVWALARLSPERAERLLPPLLTSSDVGLRCAAIGALMRTQGNSAALESLRELLAKGDHAPVAERREVARLLGRLKDPRFAGPLSLYLEDMDISVRRVALVAVGEGGYVELAPRLLPFLGWREERPAARESLVQLGDAVTPLLELQLNNKAAPLAMRMQLPRVLRGIGSSAALNALLFSNVRDDAALHFRIGAQLSRLREEQPDHPVDVDRIHEALGRRRDTYRQLVGAFRDVQAALGPQSLLTRAVGDRLDQALELSFFLLGLLHPPQAMRRIHQHLVGNDSRRRAYALELLENLVAQEERELVMEQVEAHHRELPPGAPGRLWRRLAGLVQSEDLVLRACARHVARVNGLDVLPQEGDMSDTIVQRMFALEGVSVFSQSDVDDIAAIAEVAREASYKTGQRLYSQGDPGDALYVIVEGAVDAFRNGEHVLRFQAKEAIGEVSLLDGAPRPTDMVAAVDSRVLVIDRRDFLDLLADRPELLTGFFRSVSQQLQSVIDLPARREEGQRLELGAPQQPPSPLEGIGGLPPEGNAPSDV, from the coding sequence GTGGCCCATTCTGAACCTTCATCCTGGAACCGCCGCGTCCTGCCGGCGGGTGCGTTCCAGTTCGCGCTCATCGCGGGAGTGACGCAGCTCAAGACGTCCGCGAACGCGCTGGTGTTGTCGCGCTTCGAGTCCCAGGCGCTGCCGTACCTCTACCTCCTGGGTGCGTTGATGACGGCGTCGCTGACGCTGCTGCCTCGCGCCCGGCCGGACGCGCCCACGGAGTCCCCGGGCATCCTCACCGGGGTGGGCGGGGTGCTGGCGCTGGGGCTGGCGGCGGCGCTGTCCGCGGGGCAGCGCATGCCGGCGCTGGCGCTGTACCTGTTCGCGGACTGCTTCAGCACGTTCGTGTCGTTCCGCTTCTGGGGCCGCATGGCGTCCGCGTTCGACGCGCGCGAGGCACGCCGGGCCTTCACCGTGCTCAATGGCTTTGGCATGGGCGGCGGCATCGCGGGCGGCCTGCTGGTGCAGGCGTTGGCGGTGCGGCTGGGCACGCCCGCCGTGGTGGTGAGCGGCGCGGTGAGCCTGCTGGCCGCGGGCGCCATCTTCCACCACCTGCACAAGGCGGAGCCGGCGCCGCCCCCTCGCACGCGCTCGTTGCAGGCGTGGTTCCCGGCGTGGAGCTACCTGGGGGCGAGCCCCTACGCGCAGGTGCTGGCGGCGCTGGGCATCGCGTTCGCGGTGCTGTCGTCCTTCGTGGACTACCTCTTCCGCCTGCGCGTGGAGGGCACGCTGAGCGAGGACGGGCTGGCGGCGCTGTTCGGCTCGCTGCAGCTGTGGATTGGCCTGTTCTGCGTGGCGTTCCAGTTGCTCGTGGCGGAGCGGCTGCTCAAGCGCATGGGCCTGCTCATGTACCTGGCGCTGGTGCCACTGGTGCTCGCGCCGCTGGCGGGCGCCACGCTGGCCACCGGGCAGCTGTGGCCGGTGCACCTGCTGCGGCTGGTGGAGACGGCGGTGAGCTACTCCATCCTTCCCGTGGGCATCCAGCTGCTCTACGCGGCGGTGCCGGACGAGCAGCGCGAGGGGCTGCGCAGCGCGGTGGACGGGCTGTTGCGCAAGGGCGGCGTGGTGCTGGCGGGCCTGCTGCTCATCGGCGCGGGCCGGGGCGCCAACGGCATCACCATGGCCGTGGCGGTGGTGGCGCTGTGCGCCGCGCTGGGCCTCCTTCTCGTGCGCCTCAAGCCCGCGTACCTCACGGCGCTGGGCGAGCAGGTGGGCGCGCACGAAGAGGAAGAGGTGGAACTGGGCGGCGAGGCGCAGAAGCTGCTCGTGGAGGCGCTGGGCGCTCCCACGCCGGAGCGGGTGCTGCGCGCGGTGGACATGCTGGAGCAGGCGGAGGCCGCGCCCTTGCGGCAGCACCTGGCCTCGCTCTTGTCCCATCCCCACGAGCGCGTGCAGGAGCGTGGCGTGACGCTGGCCCTGTCCATGGATGCCCGCGAGCTGGCGCCCATGCTGGAGCGGCTGGTGGAGGAGGGCCCCCGGCGCCCCCGCGACCAGGCTGTGTGGGCCCTGGCGCGGCTGTCCCCGGAGCGCGCGGAGCGACTGCTGCCGCCGCTGCTCACCAGCTCCGACGTGGGGCTGCGCTGCGCGGCCATTGGCGCGCTGATGCGCACGCAGGGCAACTCCGCGGCGCTGGAGTCCCTGCGCGAGCTGCTGGCGAAGGGCGACCACGCACCCGTGGCCGAGCGGCGCGAGGTGGCGCGGCTGTTGGGCCGGCTGAAGGACCCTCGGTTCGCGGGGCCGCTGTCGCTCTACCTGGAGGACATGGACATCTCCGTCCGGCGCGTGGCGCTGGTGGCGGTGGGCGAGGGCGGCTACGTGGAGCTGGCGCCGCGCCTCTTGCCGTTCCTCGGCTGGCGCGAGGAGCGTCCGGCCGCGCGTGAGTCGCTGGTGCAGTTGGGCGACGCGGTGACGCCGCTGTTGGAGCTGCAGCTCAACAACAAGGCCGCGCCCCTGGCCATGCGGATGCAGCTGCCCCGCGTGCTGCGCGGCATCGGTTCGTCCGCGGCGCTCAACGCGCTCCTGTTCTCCAACGTGCGCGACGACGCGGCGCTGCACTTCCGCATCGGCGCGCAGCTGTCGCGCCTGCGTGAGGAGCAGCCGGACCACCCGGTGGACGTGGACCGCATCCACGAGGCGCTGGGCCGCCGCCGCGACACGTACCGCCAGCTGGTGGGTGCCTTCCGCGATGTGCAGGCGGCGCTGGGTCCCCAGTCGCTGCTCACCCGCGCGGTGGGCGACCGGTTGGATCAGGCGCTGGAGCTTTCGTTCTTCCTGCTGGGCCTCCTGCACCCGCCGCAGGCCATGCGCCGCATCCACCAGCACCTGGTGGGCAACGATTCGCGCCGTCGCGCCTATGCGTTGGAGCTGCTGGAGAACCTGGTGGCGCAGGAGGAGCGCGAGCTGGTGATGGAGCAGGTGGAGGCCCACCACCGCGAGTTGCCGCCTGGAGCGCCGGGCCGTCTGTGGCGGCGGCTGGCGGGGCTCGTGCAGAGTGAGGACCTGGTGCTGCGCGCGTGCGCCCGCCACGTGGCGCGGGTGAATGGCCTGGACGTGCTCCCGCAGGAGGGTGACATGAGCGATACCATCGTCCAACGGATGTTCGCCCTGGAGGGCGTGAGCGTCTTCTCGCAGAGCGACGTGGATGACATCGCCGCCATCGCGGAGGTGGCGCGCGAGGCCTCATACAAGACGGGCCAGCGGCTCTACAGCCAGGGCGACCCGGGCGACGCGCTCTACGTCATCGTCGAGGGCGCGGTGGACGCGTTCCGCAACGGCGAGCACGTGCTGCGCTTCCAGGCGAAGGAGGCCATTGGCGAGGTGAGCCTGCTGGACGGCGCGCCCCGGCCCACGGACATGGTGGCCGCGGTGGACTCGCGCGTGCTCGTCATCGACCGGCGTGACTTCCTGGACCTGCTGGCGGACCGGCCGGAGCTGCTCACGGGCTTCTTCCGCTCCGTGAGCCAGCAGCTCCAGAGCGTCATCGACCTGCCCGCGCGCCGTGAGGAGGGCCAGCGGCTGGAGCTGGGCGCCCCCCAGCAGCCCCCCTCGCCGCTGGAGGGCATTGGCGGCCTGCCGCCCGAAGGCAACGCGCCCTCGGACGTGTGA
- a CDS encoding RDD family protein, giving the protein MTPTPDTLLDGTHTVLTPEYVEFRFTLAGVYSRFLAWLMDALIVGFVATVVLLVFQVAMAAFPGFASALGIVVYFLVDWGYGITLETVWAGQTVGKRVMSLRVIQESGVRIGFYHAALRNLARVVDRLPLLYLVGGSVALVSRSHQRLGDLLAGTIVVRERRLKMPSALETRGEEGLLADPLFVSRVKRLSTEERELVLSAALRREELRLEARLTLFSALGARLQDSLAMEKPAHLSDEKWTLLVAAALLPAPAARPGRPTSGPRSTSPGPRSPSATSAYPR; this is encoded by the coding sequence GTGACGCCCACCCCTGACACCCTGCTCGACGGCACCCACACGGTGCTGACCCCGGAGTACGTGGAGTTCCGCTTCACGCTGGCGGGGGTGTACTCGCGCTTCCTCGCGTGGCTGATGGACGCGCTCATCGTGGGCTTCGTCGCGACGGTGGTGCTGCTGGTGTTCCAGGTGGCCATGGCCGCGTTCCCGGGGTTCGCCAGCGCGCTGGGCATCGTCGTCTACTTCCTGGTGGACTGGGGCTACGGCATCACGCTGGAGACCGTGTGGGCCGGCCAGACGGTGGGCAAGCGCGTGATGTCCCTCCGGGTCATCCAGGAGAGCGGCGTGCGCATCGGCTTCTACCACGCGGCCCTGCGCAACCTGGCGCGCGTGGTGGACCGGCTGCCGCTGCTCTACCTCGTGGGCGGCTCGGTCGCGCTCGTGTCGCGTTCGCACCAGCGGCTGGGGGACCTGCTGGCCGGCACCATCGTCGTGCGCGAGCGGCGCCTCAAGATGCCCTCCGCCCTGGAGACGCGCGGCGAGGAGGGCCTGCTGGCGGATCCGCTGTTCGTCTCGCGCGTGAAGCGGCTGTCCACCGAGGAGCGGGAGCTGGTGCTGTCCGCGGCCCTGCGCCGCGAGGAGCTGCGGCTGGAGGCCCGGCTCACGCTGTTCTCCGCGCTGGGCGCACGGCTCCAGGACTCGCTCGCCATGGAGAAGCCCGCCCACCTCTCGGACGAGAAGTGGACGCTGCTCGTCGCCGCCGCCCTGCTGCCCGCCCCGGCGGCTCGCCCGGGGCGGCCCACGTCCGGACCTAGAAGTACGTCGCCAGGCCCACGGAGCCCGTCAGCGACGTCTGCGTATCCTCGTTGA
- a CDS encoding outer membrane beta-barrel protein → MRTYLCAFGLLAALLGAAPAHAQFSNRSLGLSLGYMDFKRTAGLAGTPFIGLEGSLYIENGFEVVSLSKLMFPTDTFSTPEKRVVGLAPSLGIRYLLLEETIRPYIGTDVSYLIVFKESISNFVGIGPNAGVDFFLSDSVSLGVRAQYNFYIALNEDTQTSLTGSVGLATYF, encoded by the coding sequence ATGCGTACCTACCTTTGTGCTTTCGGCTTGCTCGCTGCCCTGCTGGGCGCGGCTCCTGCTCACGCGCAGTTCTCCAACCGGAGTCTGGGCCTGTCGCTGGGCTACATGGACTTCAAGCGCACCGCGGGCCTCGCGGGGACGCCGTTCATCGGCCTGGAGGGCAGCCTCTACATCGAGAACGGCTTCGAGGTCGTCTCGCTGTCGAAGCTGATGTTCCCGACGGACACCTTCTCCACGCCGGAGAAGCGCGTGGTGGGCCTGGCGCCGTCGCTGGGCATCCGCTACCTGCTGCTGGAGGAGACCATCCGCCCGTACATCGGAACGGACGTGAGCTACCTCATCGTGTTCAAGGAGAGCATCAGCAACTTCGTGGGCATCGGGCCCAATGCGGGCGTGGACTTCTTCCTCAGCGACTCGGTGAGCCTGGGCGTGCGCGCGCAGTACAACTTCTACATCGCGCTCAACGAGGATACGCAGACGTCGCTGACGGGCTCCGTGGGCCTGGCGACGTACTTCTAG
- a CDS encoding tetratricopeptide repeat protein gives MRLRLFLTLTAAVSLSTTACLSTPPPHERALINNELCAQEMANGDLQKAETYCNLGLEFSPQYADLWANKGLIAMYSGNKGKAKEFFIKALRFNQEHLQAYQNLGVLYLDEGAYGKAHDNFKRALQVNPDNLESRYDLGLTYMKMGKKKESKKEFDTLLAVNPNVANAHHNLGIMAYEEKDLETAFEHISQAAQLTPDSSEVWHDLGTVLMEQSRFAEAREAFGNCARLDEKNSSCLNSLAVAQRKVALTDSALKELKDTQTAENSAPAMYLLARQYREKGLLAEEESAYRKCVKLDAKFAPCHFGLFQIFSEAHKQTHAQTACKNFMKFGTSEEFPTEYTTCERFLANDSF, from the coding sequence ATGCGTCTTCGCCTCTTCCTTACGCTGACCGCCGCCGTTTCCCTCTCCACCACTGCCTGTCTCAGCACGCCGCCCCCGCACGAACGGGCGCTCATCAACAATGAGCTTTGCGCGCAGGAGATGGCCAACGGGGACCTGCAGAAGGCGGAGACCTACTGCAACCTGGGCCTGGAGTTCTCCCCCCAGTACGCGGACCTGTGGGCCAACAAGGGCCTCATCGCCATGTACTCGGGCAACAAGGGCAAGGCGAAGGAGTTCTTCATCAAGGCCCTGCGCTTCAACCAGGAGCACCTGCAGGCCTACCAGAACCTGGGCGTCCTCTACTTGGATGAAGGCGCCTACGGAAAGGCCCACGACAACTTCAAGCGCGCCCTGCAGGTGAACCCGGACAACCTGGAGTCGCGCTACGACCTGGGCCTCACCTACATGAAGATGGGCAAGAAGAAGGAGTCCAAGAAGGAGTTCGACACGCTGCTCGCGGTCAACCCCAACGTGGCCAACGCCCACCACAACCTCGGCATCATGGCCTACGAGGAAAAGGACCTGGAGACGGCCTTCGAGCACATCTCCCAGGCCGCCCAGCTCACCCCGGACTCCTCGGAGGTGTGGCACGACCTGGGCACGGTGCTGATGGAGCAGAGCCGCTTCGCGGAGGCCCGCGAGGCCTTTGGCAACTGTGCCCGCCTGGATGAGAAGAACTCCAGCTGCCTCAACAGCCTCGCCGTCGCCCAGCGCAAGGTGGCCCTCACCGACTCCGCCCTCAAGGAGCTGAAGGACACCCAGACGGCGGAGAACAGCGCCCCGGCCATGTACCTGCTCGCGCGCCAGTACCGTGAGAAGGGCCTCCTCGCGGAGGAGGAGAGCGCCTACCGCAAGTGCGTGAAGCTGGATGCCAAGTTCGCGCCCTGCCACTTCGGCCTCTTCCAGATCTTCTCCGAGGCCCACAAGCAGACCCACGCTCAGACGGCGTGCAAGAACTTCATGAAGTTTGGTACCTCCGAGGAATTCCCCACCGAGTACACGACGTGTGAGAGATTCCTCGCCAACGACTCGTTCTAG